Proteins found in one Cheilinus undulatus linkage group 9, ASM1832078v1, whole genome shotgun sequence genomic segment:
- the ube2na gene encoding ubiquitin-conjugating enzyme E2Na, protein MEGLPRRIIKETQRLLQEPVPGIRAEPDESNARYFHVVIAGPQDSPFEGGTFKLELFLPEEYPMAAPKVRFMTKIYHPNVDKLGRICLDILKDKWSPALQIRTVLLSIQALLSAPNPDDPLANDVAEQWKSDESQAIETAKTWTRIYAGNN, encoded by the exons ATGGAAGGACTGCCCCGCAGGATCATAAAG GAAACTCAGCGTTTGCTGCAGGAGCCTGTCCCAGGCATTAGGGCGGAGCCAGATGAAAGCAATGCTCGCTACTTTCATGTGGTCATTGCTGGACCTCAGGACTCGCCTTTTGAGGGGGGCACATTTAAACTTGAACTCTTTCTACCAGAGGAATATCCCATGGCAGCTCCTAAAGTACGCTTCATGACCAAAATATATCATCCCAATGTAGACAAGTTGGGGAGAATATGTCTAGACATTTTGAAAG ATAAATGGTCGCCAGCTCTGCAGATCCGTACAGTGCTGCTGTCAATCCAGGCATTACTAAGCGCACCCAACCCAGATGATCCTCTAGCAAATGATGTTGCAGAGCAATGGAAGAGTGATGAATCCCAAGCCATagaaacag CCAAGACATGGACCAGGATTTATGCTGGAAACAATTAA